ATGCCTTTTAATAAGCAAATAGTTTGGACTAAACTAGTTTTAGCTGACTTAATACGTTTTACCAAAGTTGAAGACGATGAGGGTGCTAGAGCAATTGCTAATACGATTGCTTCGAACTCTTTACATCAAGATTCGTATAGATGAAAATCCATTTCGGCGTATCATATATTCAGCCTTGCAAACATGAGCATCGGAAAAACAAGAGCTGATATTATGGCAACATTAGCACTGGAAAACGTGATTTTTGGAGCGTATCGGCCGTTGCTTATCTATCGGCGTTTATTCTTTACGTTAAAGAAAAGTACAAAGAAAAAGTGAATATGCGCCATATTGTTGAAATGGTGGCAAATAAATACCCTAGAGTACTTGCGACTTGCCGAGGACTTGGTATGACGATGATGACAATCATCCAAGACATCGGACAGCTAGAAGATAAAAGACGATATGGTCCGGTAATGGCTCGTTCGATTATCAACTGATACCCAGGTTTTTGCGAACTAAAGATACCAAAACGGCGAAATATTTTAGTGAGCTTGCCGGAGAAACAAACAGTGAAGCACAAGCAAAAAAGTGCTTCGTATGGACGGAAAGACGGCTCTAAAAGCATTTCAGAACAATATGTGAAACGATAAGGTGGATGCGGTACACCTAAAACGACAGATATCTTATTTTAGAAGTTTGGTTTTGTTTCTTGATAATAAAGAAATTTCCATAATATAAAAGTCTCCAGTCTTGCTGAAGGTTAATTTTTGGGGAAGTTCTCAACGAATAAGCCGTTGAACGTAAGGGGGGTTCTGTACTCTGATTGAACATTTTGGATATTACTTTTAGAAAGGATTACTACTTTATTCCATTAAAGGGCAATATCGATAAGACCATCCCTTCTCCAATTTTAAACGAACGACTTTAATTTTCAGATCTACTGAATATGAGTTAAAGGTTTGTTCTTTTTTAGTCCATAAAAAATCCCCTCCCAGGTAGACTCCTAAGAACATCATATCAAATGTCCTCTTTTTTTACTGTCTACTTGTAGGGGATAATACCAGGGACCCCTGTTTTTTTACTTTTACCAAGTAAAGAATAAACGATCATAAACAGTTTCGTTCTCCATTATTTCACCTGCACGTTGTAAACGATTAATCATGCTTATTCCACAGTTGACGTATGTGCCTCTTTCAAACAAACTTTCAGGCGGTTTTACACTTATATCCTCAGCACCACTTTTTTTCTTCCCGTTAATAGATAACATTACTTTAACTCCACGTTGCTTACACTCGTATATTTTTTGCCATAGATCCTCAATTTTAAATTCTTGCGCTCCGTAAAGGATTCCTTGACTATGCGTGTACGGTGGATCGCAATAAATTAAATCTCCTTCTTTAGCCATATCCATAACAGTTCTAAAGTCTTCATTTAAAAAGATTACATCTTCTTTGACAAGTTCATGCCAAATTCTTACTCTTCGTTCAAACTCTTCTGGCGGAATAGGAGTGTGTGGTCCAACTGGAGTACTCATGTA
This genomic stretch from Bacillus methanolicus MGA3 harbors:
- a CDS encoding DNA adenine methylase; the encoded protein is MPVLKTEVPQLLKWVGNKHRFAEEIVSYMPEKINTYYEPFLGSGAVLGTLCSHNNSLFKRFEKAVGSDILPFLIKIFNYVKNDPDTLINHYRKCIENYNEDKKNNYLKIRERFNKDFNALDFAVLTRTCYSGIVRFRKKDGYMSTPVGPHTPIPPEEFERRVRIWHELVKEDVIFLNEDFRTVMDMAKEGDLIYCDPPYTHSQGILYGAQEFKIEDLWQKIYECKQRGVKVMLSINGKKKSGAEDISVKPPESLFERGTYVNCGISMINRLQRAGEIMENETVYDRLFFTW